One segment of Streptosporangium brasiliense DNA contains the following:
- a CDS encoding M20/M25/M40 family metallo-hydrolase: protein MNLDVMLGDLEELVVCESFSADHEAVARSARVVADQGLRRLGARPETIEIGGVAHLRWSFGTPRVLLVGHHDTVWPIGTLATHPWSLVDGIARGPGVFDMKAGLVQIFHALAALPSLDGVCVLVTGDEEVGSPTSRTLIEESARGCAATFVLEASADGGALKTARKGTSNYTVTVHGRAAHAGLEPEKGANAAIELAHQILAVSRIADRVNDGAAPAGPDGLGPATVTPTVLSGGTTVNTVPALAAVEVDVRVPTLVAQNRVDELMRALYPRLAGTRLEVGGGPERSPLEEASSARLFELACRIAKDLGMEPLRGAAVGGASDGNFTAGVGCPTLDGLGAVGGGAHAAHEHVVVAEMPGRTALLTGLVQAVLG, encoded by the coding sequence GTGAACCTGGACGTCATGCTCGGAGACCTGGAGGAGCTCGTCGTCTGCGAGTCGTTCTCCGCCGACCACGAGGCGGTGGCCCGCAGCGCCCGGGTGGTGGCGGACCAAGGGCTGCGCAGGCTCGGCGCCCGTCCGGAGACCATCGAGATCGGCGGGGTCGCCCACCTGCGGTGGAGCTTCGGCACCCCACGGGTCCTGCTGGTCGGCCACCACGACACGGTCTGGCCGATCGGGACGCTGGCCACGCATCCCTGGTCGCTCGTGGACGGGATCGCCCGCGGGCCGGGGGTCTTCGACATGAAGGCCGGACTGGTGCAGATATTTCACGCGCTGGCCGCGCTGCCCTCCCTGGACGGGGTGTGCGTGCTGGTCACCGGGGACGAGGAGGTCGGCTCGCCGACCTCGCGGACGCTGATCGAGGAGTCGGCACGCGGTTGCGCGGCCACGTTCGTGCTGGAGGCCAGCGCCGACGGCGGCGCCCTCAAGACCGCGCGCAAGGGCACCTCCAACTACACGGTCACCGTGCACGGCAGGGCCGCCCACGCGGGACTGGAGCCGGAGAAGGGCGCCAACGCCGCCATCGAACTCGCCCACCAGATCCTCGCCGTCTCCCGGATCGCCGACCGGGTGAACGACGGAGCGGCACCGGCCGGGCCGGACGGCCTGGGACCGGCCACGGTGACGCCGACCGTGCTGTCGGGGGGCACCACCGTCAACACCGTGCCCGCGCTCGCCGCCGTGGAGGTGGACGTGCGTGTTCCCACCCTCGTGGCGCAGAACCGGGTGGACGAGCTGATGAGGGCCCTGTACCCCAGGCTCGCCGGGACCCGGCTGGAGGTGGGCGGAGGGCCGGAGCGGTCGCCTCTGGAGGAGGCCTCCTCGGCACGCCTGTTCGAGCTGGCCTGCCGGATCGCGAAGGATCTCGGCATGGAGCCGCTGCGAGGAGCGGCCGTGGGAGGCGCGTCCGACGGCAACTTCACCGCGGGAGTCGGCTGCCCCACCCTCGACGGCCTCGGCGCCGTGGGCGGCGGCGCGCACGCCGCCCACGAGCACGTGGTCGTCGCCGAGATGCCCGGCCGTACGGCGCTGCTGACCGGCCTGGTCCAGGCGGTGCTCGGATGA
- a CDS encoding ABC transporter permease, giving the protein MTMFARRLAGHLARGLVMVLVVTTVSFFVIRSVPGDPMAARYEKLVEQGMSPTAAQRAVEVLYGFAPTGSLWQQYVDYMSGLLRLDLGQSLMVPGVGVSTVLFSAAKWTVLPVLAGTLLSFLIGVVMGVYAAIRRSGRLGDVLAISGSLLHGVPQYVLALLLGAVFTTLIPILPTSGTADIMFEPGFNAGYIGSLIEYATLPVLTYALASYGGWILAMKSSVVTVLGDDFILAAELRGIKRGIVFRYVARNAILPLFTILALSLGMLFGGAIFIERIFNYPGLGLMLIDGINNRDYALMGGAFLLITVAIVVANIVADLFYSVIDPRVRSGEGAR; this is encoded by the coding sequence ATGACGATGTTCGCACGAAGGCTCGCGGGTCACCTGGCCCGCGGGCTCGTCATGGTCCTGGTCGTCACCACGGTCAGCTTCTTCGTCATCAGAAGCGTCCCCGGCGACCCCATGGCCGCCCGGTACGAGAAGCTGGTCGAGCAGGGCATGTCCCCCACCGCGGCGCAGCGGGCCGTCGAGGTCCTCTACGGCTTCGCGCCGACCGGCAGCCTGTGGCAGCAGTACGTCGACTACATGTCCGGCCTGCTCCGCCTGGACCTGGGCCAGTCGCTGATGGTGCCGGGCGTGGGCGTGTCGACCGTGCTGTTCTCGGCCGCCAAATGGACCGTTCTCCCGGTGCTGGCGGGCACGCTGCTGAGCTTCCTGATCGGCGTCGTCATGGGGGTCTACGCCGCCATCAGGCGCTCGGGCAGACTCGGCGACGTCCTGGCGATCTCCGGGTCGCTCCTGCACGGCGTCCCCCAGTACGTGCTCGCCCTGCTGCTGGGCGCCGTCTTCACGACGCTGATCCCGATCCTGCCCACGAGCGGCACGGCCGACATCATGTTCGAGCCGGGCTTCAACGCCGGATACATCGGCTCGCTCATCGAGTACGCGACGCTGCCGGTCCTCACCTACGCGCTCGCCTCCTACGGAGGCTGGATCCTGGCGATGAAGTCGAGCGTGGTCACCGTCCTCGGCGACGACTTCATCCTCGCCGCCGAGCTGCGCGGCATCAAGCGCGGCATCGTCTTCCGCTACGTGGCGCGCAACGCGATCCTGCCGCTGTTCACCATCCTGGCCCTGTCACTGGGCATGCTGTTCGGCGGCGCGATCTTCATCGAGCGGATCTTCAACTACCCCGGCCTGGGGCTGATGCTCATCGACGGCATCAACAACCGTGACTACGCCCTGATGGGCGGGGCGTTCCTGCTGATCACCGTGGCGATCGTCGTCGCCAACATCGTGGCGGACCTGTTCTACAGCGTGATCGACCCGCGGGTGCGGAGTGGGGAGGGGGCCCGATGA
- a CDS encoding ABC transporter permease: MTAPVIAAGGGRAALRRNFWRGVWRVLKRKPSRMVGMVIVLGFAFMGVFGPMFYPDPLPRDTAALYAPPSWEHPFGTDFEGTDVLALLVTGSRYVLLTALVTAVITVVVGAAIGLFAGFRRGRWDTVLMRITDMKLTIPGLPLLLVLSTIWKFTSALEMGLVLGLLGWGGVARAVRSQTLSLRERGFIEAARGLGLSTTHIIGRELLPSMAPFVAMNMLIAVTGAVYAQVGLFFLGVLPFEANNWGVMLNLAVFGGGAMSSPAALPYLMAPLLAILLLTLGIVLVVDAMDEIFNPRLREE; this comes from the coding sequence ATGACGGCACCGGTCATCGCCGCGGGCGGCGGCCGCGCGGCCCTGCGGCGCAACTTCTGGCGCGGCGTCTGGCGCGTGCTGAAGCGCAAGCCCAGCCGCATGGTCGGCATGGTCATCGTGCTGGGGTTCGCGTTCATGGGCGTCTTCGGGCCGATGTTCTATCCCGACCCGCTGCCCCGCGACACCGCCGCCCTGTACGCGCCGCCGAGCTGGGAGCACCCCTTCGGCACCGACTTCGAGGGCACCGACGTGCTCGCGCTGCTGGTCACCGGATCGCGGTACGTCCTGCTGACCGCCCTGGTCACCGCCGTCATCACGGTGGTGGTCGGCGCCGCGATCGGGCTGTTCGCCGGGTTCCGGCGCGGGCGCTGGGACACCGTGCTCATGCGGATCACCGACATGAAGCTGACCATCCCCGGCCTGCCGCTGCTGCTGGTGCTGTCGACCATCTGGAAGTTCACCAGCGCCTTGGAGATGGGCCTGGTGCTCGGCCTGCTCGGCTGGGGCGGCGTGGCCCGGGCCGTGCGCTCGCAGACCCTGTCCCTGCGCGAGCGCGGCTTCATCGAGGCGGCCAGGGGGCTCGGCCTGTCCACGACGCACATCATCGGCAGGGAACTGCTGCCCAGCATGGCCCCCTTCGTCGCGATGAACATGCTCATCGCCGTCACCGGCGCCGTCTACGCGCAGGTGGGCCTGTTCTTCCTGGGCGTGCTGCCGTTCGAGGCCAACAACTGGGGCGTGATGCTCAACCTCGCCGTGTTCGGGGGCGGCGCGATGTCCTCGCCCGCCGCGCTGCCGTACCTGATGGCGCCGCTGCTGGCGATCCTGCTGCTCACCCTGGGCATCGTGCTCGTCGTCGACGCCATGGACGAGATCTTCAACCCCCGGCTGCGTGAGGAGTAA
- the menC gene encoding o-succinylbenzoate synthase, producing MKITGVELRRIAMPLVAPFRTSFGTATERDALLVRVVTPEAEGWGECVAMSDPLYSPEYVDGAADVLRRFLIPALPAHLDAHRVNHALRPFKGHPMAKAALETAALDAQLRIGGQSMGSFLGATADRVPCGVSVGIMNSLPELLDTVEDYITQGYLRIKLKIEPGWDVAPVRAVRERFGPDLLLQVDANAAYTLTDAPHLAKLDDFDLLLIEQPLANDDLVQHAQLAKRLTTPLCLDESIDSAAHAAAAITLGSCSIINVKPGRVGGYLESRRIHDLARAHGVALWCGGMLETGIGRAANLALAAMPGFTLPGDTSASRRYYATDITTPFELSDGHLDVPTTPGIGIDPISDLLDEVTTSTEWIAL from the coding sequence ATGAAGATCACTGGAGTCGAGCTGCGACGGATCGCGATGCCGCTGGTCGCGCCGTTCCGCACCTCGTTCGGCACCGCGACCGAACGTGACGCGCTCCTCGTACGGGTCGTCACCCCCGAGGCCGAAGGCTGGGGCGAGTGCGTGGCCATGTCCGACCCCCTCTACTCCCCCGAGTACGTCGACGGTGCCGCCGACGTCCTGCGCCGCTTCCTGATCCCCGCCCTGCCCGCCCACCTCGACGCGCACCGCGTCAACCACGCCCTGCGCCCCTTCAAGGGCCACCCGATGGCCAAGGCCGCCCTGGAGACCGCCGCCCTGGACGCCCAGCTCCGCATCGGCGGCCAGTCCATGGGCTCCTTCCTCGGCGCCACCGCCGACCGGGTGCCCTGCGGCGTGTCGGTGGGCATCATGAACTCCCTGCCCGAGCTCCTCGACACCGTCGAGGACTACATCACCCAGGGCTACCTGCGCATCAAACTCAAGATCGAGCCCGGCTGGGACGTCGCCCCCGTCCGCGCCGTCCGCGAACGCTTCGGCCCGGACCTGCTGCTGCAGGTCGACGCCAACGCCGCCTACACCCTCACCGACGCCCCCCACCTGGCCAAGCTCGACGACTTCGACCTGCTTCTCATCGAACAGCCCCTGGCCAACGACGACCTGGTCCAGCACGCCCAGCTCGCCAAGCGCCTGACCACCCCGCTCTGCCTGGACGAGTCCATCGACTCGGCCGCCCACGCCGCCGCCGCGATCACCCTGGGCTCCTGCTCCATCATCAACGTCAAACCCGGCAGGGTCGGCGGCTACCTCGAATCCCGCCGCATCCACGACCTGGCCCGCGCCCACGGCGTCGCCCTGTGGTGCGGCGGCATGCTGGAGACCGGCATCGGCCGCGCCGCCAACCTCGCCCTGGCCGCGATGCCCGGCTTCACCCTGCCCGGCGACACCTCCGCCTCCCGCCGCTACTACGCCACCGACATCACCACGCCCTTCGAGCTGAGCGACGGCCACCTCGACGTGCCCACCACCCCCGGCATCGGCATCGACCCGATCTCCGACCTCCTGGACGAGGTCACCACCTCCACCGAGTGGATCGCCCTCTGA
- a CDS encoding GNAT family N-acetyltransferase, whose product MSDVTLRELHSLEEFADAVRLFDDIWNPEPGKRPITVELMRALSHAGNYVAGAYRDGRIVGASVGFLGTPAGQVLHSHITGTRGGRGIGFALKLHQRAWALERDLNRITWTYDPLVRRNAHFNLAKLGARPEEYLPSFYGVMGDAINTGDESDRVLAVWRLTEPPALDAAQGVPCRPPIPPGALTGLSERDGRPVAGRTDGRTVLVAVPADIEALRHTDPATATAWRHALRDVLGGLLREGARVTGFHDKSCYVVERNA is encoded by the coding sequence ATGAGCGATGTGACGCTCCGCGAACTGCACTCCCTCGAGGAGTTCGCGGACGCCGTCCGGCTGTTCGACGACATCTGGAACCCCGAGCCCGGCAAGCGGCCCATCACCGTCGAGCTGATGCGCGCGCTGTCGCACGCGGGCAACTACGTGGCCGGGGCCTACCGGGACGGCAGGATCGTCGGCGCGTCGGTGGGCTTCCTCGGCACGCCCGCCGGACAGGTACTGCACTCCCACATCACCGGAACCCGCGGCGGGCGCGGCATCGGGTTCGCGCTCAAGCTGCACCAGCGCGCCTGGGCGCTGGAACGCGACCTGAACCGGATCACCTGGACCTACGACCCGCTGGTACGGCGCAACGCCCACTTCAACCTGGCCAAGCTCGGCGCCCGTCCCGAGGAGTACCTGCCCTCCTTCTACGGCGTCATGGGCGACGCGATCAACACCGGGGACGAGTCGGACCGGGTACTGGCCGTCTGGCGGCTGACCGAGCCGCCCGCTCTGGACGCCGCGCAGGGCGTGCCGTGCCGGCCGCCGATCCCGCCGGGCGCGCTGACCGGGCTGTCCGAACGCGACGGCCGCCCGGTCGCCGGCCGGACCGACGGCCGGACGGTGCTGGTCGCCGTCCCCGCCGACATCGAGGCGCTGCGCCACACCGACCCCGCCACGGCCACGGCGTGGCGCCACGCCCTACGCGACGTGCTGGGCGGCCTCCTGCGGGAGGGCGCCCGCGTCACCGGCTTCCACGACAAGTCCTGTTACGTCGTGGAGCGGAACGCTTGA
- a CDS encoding ABC transporter ATP-binding protein, producing MIIKNLTVRFGAFTAVDDVTLEVPAGAIVGLVGESGSGKSTLARAVSGLVPYTGEIVGGDPRRIQMVFQDPYASLDPRMTVGASVAEGLRVPRAARQGEVERLLSLVSLPISLAVRYPRELSGGQRQRVAIARTLGADPELLVADEITSALDVSVQGAVLNLIRSLREELGLSMLFISHNLAVVRYVSDVVAVMHHGRLVEAGPTEEVVGSPKEAYTRSLIEAVPRLGHA from the coding sequence ATGATCATCAAGAATCTGACGGTGCGGTTCGGTGCCTTCACCGCCGTCGACGACGTCACGCTGGAGGTCCCGGCCGGGGCGATCGTCGGTCTGGTGGGGGAGTCGGGCTCGGGCAAGTCCACGCTGGCCAGGGCGGTGAGCGGGCTGGTGCCGTACACCGGTGAGATCGTCGGTGGCGATCCGCGGCGGATCCAGATGGTCTTCCAGGATCCCTACGCCTCCCTCGACCCGCGGATGACCGTGGGCGCGTCGGTGGCCGAGGGACTGCGGGTGCCCCGCGCCGCCCGCCAGGGGGAGGTGGAACGGCTGCTGTCGCTGGTGTCGCTGCCGATCTCGCTCGCGGTGCGCTACCCGCGTGAGCTGTCCGGCGGCCAGCGCCAGCGGGTGGCGATCGCCCGGACGCTGGGCGCGGACCCCGAACTGCTGGTCGCCGACGAGATCACCTCCGCCCTGGACGTCTCCGTCCAGGGCGCGGTGCTCAACCTGATCCGCTCGCTGCGCGAGGAACTCGGGCTGTCGATGCTGTTCATCTCGCACAACCTCGCCGTGGTCCGCTACGTCTCCGACGTCGTCGCGGTGATGCACCACGGCAGGCTGGTCGAGGCGGGGCCGACGGAGGAGGTGGTGGGCTCGCCCAAGGAGGCCTACACCCGCTCCCTGATCGAGGCGGTACCCCGCCTCGGACACGCCTGA
- a CDS encoding dipeptidase has protein sequence MSVDLHRRAVVADTHNDLLMAVAARPPRRWASFFRERWLPQLREGGVDLQVLPVFIDDQYRPEGALRQTLRMIECAHVLAEGNADAVRLCTDGAQIDAALQEGKIALVLALESAPGLDADIELLSTVHRLGVRVASIAHWGRTALADGSGEEATGGRLTAAGVEAVREMERLGMIFDVSHLSAAGVAHVLELATRPVMATHSSARALRDHHRNLTDDQIRAITATGGVICVNFVPSFLSKDPSDFTVERLVDHIEHVAAVGGIDHVGLGPDFVHEVLSDVTPPCCEDLGYGEIDPMAVLPGLDGPRGLPLVTDALVGRGIPEDDILKILGGNVRRLFRAELGRPA, from the coding sequence GTGTCCGTTGATCTCCATCGCCGCGCCGTCGTCGCGGACACCCACAACGATCTGCTCATGGCGGTCGCCGCGCGTCCGCCGCGGCGGTGGGCATCGTTCTTCCGTGAGCGCTGGCTGCCGCAGTTGCGGGAGGGCGGGGTGGACCTGCAGGTGCTGCCGGTCTTCATCGACGACCAGTACCGGCCCGAGGGGGCGCTGCGGCAGACCTTACGCATGATCGAGTGCGCGCACGTCCTGGCCGAGGGCAACGCCGACGCGGTCCGGCTGTGCACCGACGGCGCCCAGATCGACGCCGCGCTGCAGGAGGGGAAGATCGCCCTGGTGCTGGCGCTGGAGAGCGCCCCGGGCCTGGACGCCGACATCGAGCTGCTGTCCACCGTGCACCGGCTGGGCGTACGGGTGGCCTCGATCGCGCACTGGGGCCGCACCGCGCTGGCCGACGGCAGCGGCGAGGAGGCCACCGGCGGCCGGCTCACCGCAGCCGGGGTGGAGGCGGTGCGGGAGATGGAACGCCTGGGCATGATCTTCGACGTGTCGCATCTGAGCGCCGCGGGGGTGGCGCACGTGCTGGAGCTGGCCACCCGCCCGGTGATGGCCACCCACTCCTCGGCCCGCGCCCTGCGCGACCATCACCGCAACCTCACCGACGACCAGATCCGCGCGATCACCGCGACCGGCGGCGTGATCTGCGTCAACTTCGTGCCCAGCTTCCTGTCGAAAGACCCCTCGGACTTCACCGTCGAGCGGCTGGTGGACCACATCGAGCACGTCGCGGCCGTCGGCGGGATCGACCACGTCGGCCTGGGCCCCGACTTCGTCCACGAGGTGCTGTCGGACGTCACCCCGCCGTGCTGCGAGGACCTCGGCTACGGGGAGATCGACCCCATGGCCGTCCTGCCCGGACTCGACGGACCCCGAGGTCTGCCCCTGGTCACCGATGCCCTGGTCGGACGGGGCATCCCGGAGGACGACATCCTCAAGATCCTCGGTGGCAACGTGCGGCGGCTGTTCCGCGCCGAGCTGGGCAGGCCGGCGTGA
- a CDS encoding ABC transporter substrate-binding protein, which translates to MKRLAAVAALLGLAAVTACSGSTGDKPAAGGSGSGGGLYTTIDGLKPGLDVNGPINPWNPKGNAFLGFNAMRIAWSKNHLTDPNQFYPGIAASWEIAPDNSSITLHLHPGNKWSDGKPVTAEDVKFSIALAYTQGSTAFAIDPGAAGAASEVEVVDEKTVKITQDMDNPSVTFVRGVMDSYIVPQHVWGSVLPADFWDKLKAARGEGAEAEKAREEITALSEKVLAFAPPKDVSAGPFTLERMNPSEALLVKNKNFYNAANVGPDQVKMLNYTGNEQIWNYLIAGKLDNAPFTAVPADVMKRITTTQGNGVVKGYSPVSLGMAFNQSKKPYDNVHVRRGLAYLINRDEVTKIASPEGGTPAVTTTGIHQKPAAEWLGADLAALEPYKLDVAKAEEEFKEAGLKKEGGKWTLPDGTPWKFTVNVPAPFSDWISGAKAVTSQLTAAGIDAEVVTTADYPLYLKELAEGKYDVGFWLIALGPAPYNIYQRLYGVSNGWSILGGKLKHAEPGKNGNWMGGPETIEVDGAKVNPGELTAKLNSASGDEQKKIIGQLAKAANQDLPVVQLWDYVNTQFVNTNRFTGFPENDSDLLRQPSGVWIQLGMVKKKQ; encoded by the coding sequence ATGAAGCGACTGGCAGCTGTAGCGGCATTGCTCGGCCTCGCCGCCGTCACGGCGTGCAGCGGCAGTACCGGAGACAAGCCCGCGGCGGGCGGTAGCGGCAGCGGCGGTGGTCTCTACACCACGATCGACGGCCTCAAGCCCGGCCTCGACGTCAACGGCCCGATCAACCCATGGAACCCCAAGGGCAACGCGTTCCTCGGGTTCAACGCCATGCGGATCGCCTGGTCGAAGAACCACCTGACCGACCCGAACCAGTTCTACCCGGGCATCGCGGCGAGCTGGGAGATCGCGCCGGACAACTCCTCGATCACGCTGCACCTGCACCCGGGCAACAAGTGGTCCGACGGCAAGCCGGTCACCGCCGAGGACGTGAAGTTCTCCATCGCCCTGGCCTACACGCAGGGCAGCACCGCCTTCGCGATCGACCCGGGCGCGGCCGGCGCCGCCTCCGAGGTCGAGGTGGTCGACGAGAAGACCGTCAAGATCACCCAGGACATGGACAACCCCAGCGTCACGTTCGTGCGCGGCGTCATGGACAGCTACATCGTGCCCCAGCACGTCTGGGGCAGCGTGCTGCCCGCCGACTTCTGGGACAAGCTGAAGGCCGCCCGCGGCGAGGGGGCCGAGGCCGAGAAGGCCCGCGAGGAGATCACCGCGCTGTCGGAGAAGGTCCTCGCCTTCGCCCCGCCCAAGGACGTCTCCGCCGGCCCGTTCACGCTGGAGCGGATGAACCCGAGCGAGGCGTTGCTGGTCAAGAACAAGAACTTCTACAACGCCGCGAACGTCGGGCCCGACCAGGTCAAGATGCTCAATTACACCGGCAACGAGCAGATCTGGAACTACCTCATCGCCGGCAAGCTCGACAACGCGCCGTTCACCGCCGTGCCCGCCGACGTGATGAAGCGCATCACCACGACCCAGGGCAACGGGGTGGTCAAGGGCTACTCGCCGGTGTCGCTGGGCATGGCCTTCAACCAGTCCAAGAAGCCCTACGACAACGTGCACGTGCGGCGCGGCCTGGCCTACCTGATCAACCGGGACGAGGTCACCAAGATCGCCTCACCGGAGGGCGGCACCCCGGCGGTCACCACCACCGGCATCCACCAGAAGCCCGCCGCGGAGTGGCTCGGCGCCGACCTCGCCGCGCTGGAGCCGTACAAGCTCGACGTGGCCAAGGCCGAGGAGGAGTTCAAGGAGGCGGGGCTGAAGAAGGAGGGCGGCAAGTGGACGCTGCCCGACGGCACGCCGTGGAAGTTCACCGTCAACGTCCCGGCGCCGTTCTCCGACTGGATCTCCGGCGCCAAGGCGGTCACCAGCCAGCTCACCGCGGCCGGGATCGACGCCGAGGTCGTGACCACCGCCGACTACCCGCTCTACCTCAAGGAGCTCGCCGAGGGCAAGTATGACGTCGGGTTCTGGCTGATCGCGCTCGGCCCCGCGCCGTACAACATCTACCAGCGCCTCTACGGTGTCTCCAACGGCTGGTCCATCCTCGGCGGCAAGCTCAAGCACGCCGAGCCCGGCAAGAACGGCAACTGGATGGGCGGCCCGGAGACCATCGAGGTCGACGGGGCCAAGGTCAACCCCGGTGAGCTCACCGCCAAGCTGAACTCCGCCTCCGGCGACGAGCAGAAGAAGATCATCGGCCAGCTCGCCAAGGCGGCCAACCAGGACCTGCCGGTGGTCCAGCTCTGGGACTACGTCAACACCCAGTTCGTCAACACCAACCGCTTCACCGGCTTCCCCGAGAACGACAGCGACCTGCTCCGCCAGCCCTCCGGCGTGTGGATCCAGCTCGGCATGGTCAAGAAGAAGCAGTAA